Proteins encoded in a region of the Bubalus bubalis isolate 160015118507 breed Murrah chromosome 9, NDDB_SH_1, whole genome shotgun sequence genome:
- the LOC102412093 gene encoding olfactory receptor 2T3-like, translating into MYSGSQTSQNQTLNTDFILMGLFGETKHALLLYTATFIFFLMALAGNAILIILVHLEPRLHTPMYFFISQLSLMDLMYISVTVPKMLLGQVTGDHTISPSGCGIQIFFYLTLAGAEFLLLSVMAYDRYAAICRPLHYPLLMNQKVCVCLVSGCWFVGMVDGFVVTPIAMNFPFCHSRKILSFFCEAPALLKLSCSDISLYKMIMYLCCVLMVLIPIVVISSSYALILHLIHRMSSSESRRKAFATCSSHIIVVLLFFGATIYTYMLPNSYHTAEQDMMVSAFYTIITPVLNPLIYSLRNKDVTGALRSRMQSGLNLRKFVKRKS; encoded by the coding sequence ATGTACTCAGGGAGTCAAACTTCACAGAATCAAACTTTGAATACTGATTTCATCCTTATGGGGCTGTTTGGTGAAACCAAACATGCCCTTCTCCTCTACACTGCGACCTTCATCTTCTTCCTGATGGCCCTAGCTGGGAACGCCATCCTCATCATCCTCGTCCACCTGGAGCCCCgcctgcacacccccatgtacttcttcatcAGCCAGCTCTCCCTCATGGACCTCATGTACATATCTGTGACTGTGCCCAAGATGCTCCTGGGCCAGGTGACAGGAGATCATACAATTTCTCCCTCAGGTTGTGGGATCCAGATATTCTTCTATCTAACCCTTGCTGGAGCTGAGTTTCTCCTCCTgtctgtgatggcctatgaccgatATGCTGCCATTTGCAGACCACTCCATTATCCTTTGCTGATGAACCAGAAAGTCTGTGTATGCCTGGTGTCTGGATGCTGGTTTGTAGGAATGGTGGATGGTTTTGTGGTCACCCCCATAGCCATGAACTTCCCCTTTTGTCATTCCAGAAAAATCTTGAGTTTCTTCTGTGAGGCTCCCGCTCTGCTGAAGTTGTCCTGTTCTGACATCTCCCTCTACAAGATGATCATGTACTTGTGCTGTGTTCTCATGGTCCTCATCCCCATTGTGGTCATCTCAAGCTCATATGCCCTCATCCTGCACCTCATCCACAGAATGAGTTCATCAGAGAGCCGCAGGAAAGCCTTTGCCACCTGCTCCTCTCACATAATTGTAGTTCTGCTCTTCTTTGGTGCCACCATCTACACCTACATGCTTCCCAATTCCTACCACACAGCTGAGCAGGACATGATGGTGTCAGCCTTTTATACCATCATCACCCCTGTGCTGAACCCCCTCATTTACAGTCTCCGGAATAAGGATGTCACAGGGGCTCTGAGGAGCAGGATGCAATCAGGGCTGAACCTAAGGAAATTTGTAAAGAGGAAATCCTGA